The following are encoded together in the Streptomyces asoensis genome:
- a CDS encoding DUF2771 domain-containing protein, whose amino-acid sequence MTTMPRGGAADVPGVVRRRRVVAAAGAVCAGLLVLSACDKPTPLSTITVGRDSVSSEATCGGEGKTLQAAALTKCLADKDIKSITVDPDETVRFGVDPDVADKRWTILMNGQPLTEDSDKTYRTIPGSVFFNAQYGAQGSSTLVTIKAGDGKKNSQSVTGLWSFKLKKDD is encoded by the coding sequence ATGACCACGATGCCCCGCGGCGGAGCCGCTGATGTACCTGGCGTTGTGCGACGCCGCCGCGTCGTCGCCGCCGCCGGCGCCGTTTGTGCCGGACTGCTCGTCCTGTCGGCCTGCGACAAGCCGACGCCCCTGTCCACGATCACCGTCGGCCGCGACTCGGTCAGCTCCGAGGCCACCTGCGGCGGCGAGGGCAAGACCCTCCAGGCCGCCGCGCTGACCAAGTGCCTCGCGGACAAGGACATCAAGTCGATCACCGTCGACCCCGACGAGACCGTCCGCTTCGGCGTCGACCCCGACGTGGCCGACAAGCGCTGGACGATCCTGATGAACGGTCAGCCGCTCACCGAGGACAGCGACAAGACCTACCGCACGATCCCGGGCAGCGTGTTCTTCAACGCCCAGTACGGCGCCCAGGGCAGCTCCACGCTGGTCACCATCAAGGCCGGCGACGGCAAGAAGAACAGCCAGTCGGTGACGGGCCTGTGGTCGTTCAAGCTCAAGAAGGACGACTGA
- a CDS encoding futalosine hydrolase, which translates to MVVQAQEGRLTTSPVRILVATAVPAERDAVAGALPEPGGTPSPNPRDPEVRLPGVTLHRHGALDLLAAGVGPALAAASVSAALTAAALRGTPYGLVVSAGIAGGFAPAAPVGSLVLADEITAADLGAETSDGFLPVTELGFGTVTHRPPGSLVREIAAVTGAPAGTVLTVSTVTGTAARAAALRQAHPRALAEAMEGFGVAEAAAAHGVPVLEIRAVSNPVGPRDRGAWRIGAALAALTEAFGKLTPVLESWNPHDR; encoded by the coding sequence GTGGTCGTTCAAGCTCAAGAAGGACGACTGACCACGTCCCCCGTCCGCATCCTCGTCGCCACCGCGGTCCCCGCCGAGCGGGACGCGGTGGCGGGGGCGCTGCCGGAGCCCGGCGGCACCCCGTCACCGAACCCGCGGGACCCGGAGGTCCGCCTGCCGGGGGTCACCCTGCACCGCCACGGCGCCCTGGACCTCCTCGCCGCCGGGGTGGGCCCCGCCCTGGCCGCCGCCTCCGTCTCCGCCGCCCTCACCGCGGCCGCGCTGCGCGGCACGCCGTACGGCCTCGTCGTCTCGGCGGGCATCGCCGGCGGTTTCGCGCCCGCCGCCCCCGTCGGCTCCCTGGTCCTCGCCGACGAGATCACCGCCGCCGACCTGGGCGCCGAGACCTCCGACGGCTTCCTGCCCGTCACCGAACTGGGCTTCGGCACCGTCACCCACCGTCCGCCCGGATCCCTCGTACGGGAGATCGCGGCCGTCACCGGAGCCCCCGCCGGCACCGTCCTGACCGTCTCGACGGTCACCGGGACAGCCGCCCGGGCCGCCGCCCTGCGCCAGGCGCACCCCCGTGCCCTAGCCGAGGCGATGGAGGGCTTCGGCGTCGCCGAGGCCGCCGCCGCGCACGGCGTGCCCGTGCTGGAGATCCGCGCGGTCTCCAATCCCGTCGGCCCGCGCGACCGCGGCGCGTGGCGCATCGGCGCCGCGCTCGCCGCCCTGACCGAGGCCTTCGGGAAGCTCACCCCCGTCCTGGAGAGTTGGAACCCACATGACCGGTGA
- a CDS encoding 1,4-dihydroxy-6-naphthoate synthase produces the protein MTGEDLRIAYSPCPNDTFVFDALAHGRVAGAPGLDVTFADIDLTNGMAERGEYDVLKVSYAVLPYVLDEYALLPCGGALGRGCGPLVLTKEAGTGGAASGGAGLAGRTVAVPSERSTAYLLFRLWAAELVPGGVGEIVVMPFHEIMPAVRDGKVDAGLVIHEARFTYRDYGLHKLADLGEYWESTTGLPIPLGAIIARRALGAPALTRLADSIRASVRAAWDAPEVSRPYVMEHAQEMDPAVADQHIGLYVNEFTADLGEDGYAAVRGLLTRAAAEGLLPPLGPDALDFP, from the coding sequence ATGACCGGTGAAGATCTGCGGATCGCCTACTCGCCCTGCCCGAACGACACCTTCGTCTTCGACGCCCTCGCGCACGGCCGCGTGGCGGGCGCGCCGGGGCTCGACGTGACCTTCGCGGACATCGACCTGACCAACGGCATGGCCGAGCGCGGCGAGTACGACGTGCTGAAGGTGTCGTACGCGGTCCTGCCGTACGTCCTCGACGAGTACGCGCTGCTGCCCTGCGGGGGCGCGCTGGGCCGGGGCTGCGGCCCGCTGGTGCTGACGAAGGAGGCCGGGACCGGGGGCGCCGCGTCCGGCGGGGCGGGCCTGGCCGGCCGCACGGTCGCGGTGCCGAGCGAGCGCTCGACGGCGTACCTGCTGTTCCGTCTGTGGGCGGCGGAACTGGTCCCCGGGGGCGTCGGCGAGATCGTCGTCATGCCGTTCCACGAGATCATGCCCGCCGTACGGGACGGGAAGGTCGACGCGGGACTGGTCATCCACGAGGCCCGCTTCACGTACCGCGACTACGGGCTGCACAAGCTCGCGGACCTCGGCGAGTACTGGGAGTCCACGACCGGCCTGCCGATCCCGCTGGGCGCGATCATCGCCAGGCGCGCGCTGGGAGCGCCGGCCCTCACCCGGCTCGCCGACTCGATCCGCGCCTCCGTACGCGCCGCCTGGGACGCTCCGGAAGTCTCCCGTCCGTACGTGATGGAACACGCGCAGGAAATGGATCCGGCCGTCGCGGACCAGCACATCGGTCTGTACGTCAACGAGTTCACGGCAGACCTGGGTGAGGACGGCTATGCGGCGGTGCGGGGATTGCTGACGCGCGCGGCGGCCGAGGGACTGTTGCCGCCCCTCGGCCCGGATGCGCTGGATTTCCCGTGA
- a CDS encoding cold-shock protein, with protein MPTGKVKWFNSEKGFGFLSRDDGGDVFVHSSVLPAGVEVLKPGQRVEFGVVAGQRGDQALSVVILDPTPSVAAAQRKKPDELASIVQDLTTLLENITPMLEKGRYPEKTSGKQIAGLLRAVADQLDV; from the coding sequence TTGCCGACTGGCAAGGTCAAGTGGTTCAACAGTGAGAAGGGCTTCGGCTTTCTCTCCCGCGACGACGGCGGTGACGTCTTCGTCCATTCCTCCGTCCTGCCTGCCGGAGTCGAGGTCCTCAAGCCGGGCCAGCGAGTCGAGTTCGGCGTGGTCGCCGGACAACGCGGCGACCAGGCACTCTCCGTCGTGATCCTCGACCCGACCCCGTCGGTGGCCGCCGCCCAGCGCAAGAAGCCCGACGAACTGGCTTCCATCGTCCAGGACCTGACCACACTCCTCGAGAACATCACCCCGATGCTCGAGAAGGGCCGTTACCCGGAGAAGACCTCCGGGAAGCAGATCGCCGGTCTTCTGCGCGCGGTCGCCGATCAGTTGGACGTCTGA
- a CDS encoding helix-turn-helix domain-containing protein, whose translation MLVERTRTGLHAAKARGRTGGRPTVITEDVLTVAKARRGKGESVTAIAEALGVSRATLYRHIR comes from the coding sequence ATGCTCGTCGAGCGCACCCGTACCGGTCTGCATGCGGCCAAGGCGCGGGGGCGCACCGGTGGACGCCCCACCGTCATCACCGAGGACGTGCTGACTGTGGCCAAGGCCCGTAGAGGCAAGGGGGAGAGCGTCACTGCCATTGCCGAGGCTCTCGGAGTCTCCCGCGCCACGCTCTACCGCCACATCAGGTAG